A segment of the Halorubrum sp. BOL3-1 genome:
TGTGTCAGAGCTGTCACGTCCACATCCACAAAGTGGACGAGCCACCCTACCGGGTATGGCATCGGCAGCTCCCGATCGAACACCGTCATGCATGGAACGCCTACCATCCGTCTTTAGTTAAGCGAGAAACCGCGTGACAGCGGCGGCTTATCGAGGCATCTTTCGGAAGGAATGAGGAAGTCGTGTCTGTGTACAACGACGACTCCTCAACTCGAATTATGCGTCGGCTCACTACACTGTTTCCTTCTGAGTTCCTCGAAGAGCACGCCGAGGAACTCGGCGTGGTCGAACGCGACCGCAAGCTTCAGATCCCTGCCTTCGTCTGGGCATTCGTGTTCGGCTTCGCCGCAGGCGAAAGCCGAACACTCGCCGGATTTAGACGCTGTTACAACTCTACTGCCGATGAGACGATCTCTCCAAGTGGATTCTATCAGCGGTTGACTCCGACGCTTGCGAAGTACTTCCGCGACCTCGTCGAGACCGCGCTCGACGAGGTCGCTGTTCCTAACGCTTCTGACGCTGATATCGACCGATTTAGAGATGTGATGATCGCTGATGGAACGGTGTTGCGGTTACACGAATTTCTCTCAGATCAGTTCGAAGCCCGCCACGAGGAGCAGGCTGGAGCGAAGCTCCACCTGCTCCACAATGCCACAGAGCAGACGATTGAACGGCTCGATACTGCTAACGAGAAAACGCACGACAGCACCCTATTCAAAACAGGGCCGTGGCTTGAGAACCGCCTCGTGTTGTTCGATCTCGCCTACTTCAAGTACCGCCGGTTTGCGCTGATCGACGAGAACGACGGCTACTTCGTGAGTCGGCTGAAGCAGAACGCAAATCCGGTGATTACGGGGGAGTTACGGGAATGGCGCGGCCGCGCCATTCCCTTAGAGGGCAAGCAGCTCCACGCTGTTCTCGACGATCTCGACCGGAAGTACATCGATGTAGAGGTCGAAGTAGAGTTCAAACGAGGGCCGTACAACGGGACACGGTCGCTGGATACGAAGCGATTTCGCGTCGTCGGCGTCCGCGACGAGGACGCCGACGACTACCACCTGTATATGACGAATTTGGCGAGAAAAGAATTCTTTCCGGCGGATTTAGCGGAGATCTACCGCTGTCGGTGGGAAGTTGAATTGCTGTTCCGCGAGCTGAAGACGCAGTACGAACTGGATGAGTTCGACACGAGCGATGAGCACGTGGTGGAGATCTTACTGTACGCAGCGCTGCTGTCGCTGCTTGTAAGCCGCGATTTGTTGGATCTAGTCACTGAGCAGGCGGATGATGAGCTTGTCTTTCCGACAGAGCGCTGGGCGGCGACCTTCCGGTCGCACGCCCAGCTTATTCTCCACGAACTCGGTGAGTACCTCGGCTACTCACCACCGCCGCTGCTTGAACGGCTGATCGAAGACGCTCAAAAGATCCACAAGCAGCGACCAATCTTACAAGAGACACTCGCTACCGCTACACAACCGAGGTGTGAGGCTTAACTAAAGACGGATGGAACGCCTACTACCACGAATACTACGAGGGGCCACGCCTGACTCGTGAAGAAGCTGTGAACCAGTTCGGCGACGATGAGGGCGTCCCAGTGAGTGTAAAGTATCTCGTCCATGAACGCGAGGGCTTCGACCCTGATGAGTTTGAAGCACCTAATATCAATTTGCTTCCCGACGATCACGCTGACGATGAGTGTGATGAGGCTGACTCAGGCGACGAGGATGATGATGACGGTGATGGCGACGAAGACGACAACTCTGCGTCATAACGCCCGACATTAGGACCAACTTCTTGCGGTGTTGTGCTTCTACTCCCGATTAAATATTTTTGGAACGCTCATGTGTAGAAGATTGTTGATAGCTCGCCTTCTTACGGTTTGACGGATTTGTCTTCGGTTCGAGAATCGTCTTGTAAACCGATTTCCTTGGGTTTAGCACTCACTTCGAGTTCGACTTTTAATAGAGCACTTCTGAATGGGGCCCTGAGGCATCTATCCTCCCCAAATCGTGGTACAACTTTGGATCAACCGTCCATGTTGTCTTCTATCCACCAGAATGGGACCGTTGAGTCCTTAGAGCCGTCTATCGCCGTTGCTGGGCGATACTGAAGCCACGTTGAAGCAGTAGTGCTACTCGTTGACATCGACGACGGTCGCCTCTTTAGGCGGCGCAATATCGAGTTCGGCAGCGCCGCGCTCGATCTCTTCAGGTGCCGTCCCCTCGGCCTCGGCGAGCAGCTCGGGGAACCCTCGTCGGAGATTGTGTCGATGTCGGCCGGTGTTTTGTGTCCCATATCATCTTCTAGCCGCCGCGAAGTGATATTCGTGGGTGTCGGAACCTCTTGATTTCACTCTTAACCAACACAGGAGACCGATATTGCCTAGTTGTTGGTTAAGATTCGCCGCTCTTATGTAGAAACGTGGAAAGACCGTATAATTACACTGAGCCGATGCTAATCTGGCGATATGGCTTCTACTCAGCCAGCGTTCGGTGGGATGTTTCGACAGCTGATTGAGCTGGGAGTTATCGAAATCAACACGGAGCCGCTCGATGACCTCATCGAGCGGCGACTCAAGGAGTTCTGGGAGAATACATCCTGTCCACGCTGCGGTCACCAGCATCTAATGACATCGGAGACCCGTGATCGGGTTCGATGTCGTGAATGTAACTTTAACCCGGTCTACACCTACGGGACGCCGTTTCACGAGAAGCACCTCTCTTGCGGTGAGGTGCTTCTTGCTTTCCTCCTCTACGCAGACACGCTGCTGAGTATCAACCAGATCGTGCCGCTGCTTGGTCGCACTTACAAGACTGTCCACACAGCAATACGAGACGTGGAAGCCGCGATTCAGCGCGGCTTCCCCGTCGTCTGGGAGCTGCTCGATCAGACCATCGATGGACCGACACAGGTCGACGAATCTGGCAGGGTCTGCTCGGGCTACAAAGGCCAAGAGCCGCCGCGGAACAGCCGTTCTCGCGGCGGCTCGTCTCGATCAGGACGCTCACGGTGGCGAGGGCGTCACGGTGATCAATTGACGCTCGTCGCGGCGTGCCGCGACTCGCTTCGCGTGATTCGTGGCCAGCGTGGAATCGACTATAGCGGTGATCTTAACCCGGTGGTTCAGGAGGCTGAAGACCTCTCCCAGCCACTGGGAGAGGTCTGGACCGACGGCCTCCAAGCCTACCGGGAGATGGAGCGTGATCACCGAACGGTCATACACAAAGAGTGGTACGTATCGGCTGATGGCGTCCACATTAACCAAGCTGAGTGCCTATTTTCGCTCATTCAACCGTGGCTACGGAAGTTCCGCGGCCTGTCCAAGCAGGGCTTGGAGCAGGCCGCTCACACTTTCGGCATCGTTCGCTCACTCACTCTGGCTGGCGAATCCGTCGATTCAGCCATTGATTGTCTCGTTATCGGGTCTTTCCACAGTTCTACATAAGAGCGAGATTCGCGTTCTCACCAGTCGGCGACGGTCTTTTCTTCGACGTCGACGATGTCGCAGCGGAGTCGCAGCTGAAAGAGTCGCTTTACAACAGCATCGTGTGCCCCTGACAGGGTCCACAGGTGGATCCCACCACCTGCGAGTGCTGTTCCTGAGTAACCAGGATGTTAGAGTACAACCCAGCCAGAAATAAGGACAACGATAGAGAAGCATTGGATCCAACAATTGACGGCGTCGTCGCAAATGCCGCCACGTGGGACGGCGACTACTACGTCGTCTTCCAAGACGAGGAGACGGGGGACGTCCTCCTAGTGCCTCTTCAAGTCTGAACTGCTAGATACAACTGATAGACGGCCCGTAGCAGGAACCTAGCAGATCACAACTGAAGTCCCACTAGAGGGCTACACCGTCGAAGTGAGAGAGTAACCGCGCCGCTGCTTCCGTGCGCACGCGTAACTACCGCGTCCAGACAGGGTGCCCCAGAATACCCCCACCTCCCCTTCTGTGAGAAACACCGGTTGTCCTGTGCGAGAGAAACGTATCCTACCCCTGTCTCTCTGTGATATACGAGGTAAAACGATGCCACAACACCATCTTATCATCTTCTCTATGTTTTATTCCCTAAGTCCCCACGGTGTTGTATGCGAAGTCGCAAAGATGTCACCGTCCCGACGGAGGAAATTCTGTGCGACAAGATCGACAGCCGACTCACATATCGCGACAGTCGATCTGAGTGGATTCGGGACGCAGTCCGGCTGAAGTTGGCAGTAGAGTCTACTGAAAACGAGATGGAAGCGTAGGTGTAGTGGCAAGCTGTCCGTGTAGATCTCGACGACGTCACACTGTGGATTGTTAACTGACACACTAACATTAACTATCCACCACCGTGATATGGCGTCGACTGGTAGATGTGGGACTACTGTTCTGGATAGCCTCATTTAGGGGCAATCGGCATCGCTTTTTTGTGCCAATAGTGGCGGCACTCCCGTCCGTGATCTATACTTGTGTGTTGGTTGTTCAACTTCGGACAGCCAACAGAAGATGATCTACAGAGCCGGTGACGACCGTTGTGTCGTGCGATTTGTTGTGCTTCCAAACACTCTATGATATGTTGCTATCCACACAACCCCCGACTCACGTCATGCGGTTTGGGGCTTTGGATCTTCAAACAATGACGATCAAGGTGCGGATTCCCGTTTGGACCGCACAACAAGAGACACCCCAGTAACGAATATTACCCTGGGCTGGGCAGTACTGATCATGTCGCGCAAATGGACCCTCAAGTATCTCCGGAATGGGTTCGTTGACGAGGTGAAGCAACTGCGAGCCGAGCAGGGCTACAATACGAACGAGAAGCCGACCCACAAGTGGCTTCGACAGAATGGATTCGGATACTTCCTCCAACGTGTCCGCGACCTCAACATGCGTCCTGATGAGTGGCTCCTCGAGGAGTGTGGCTTCGAGCAGTCGAGCAAAGACTACCCGTGTAGCAATCCCGAAACAGTCCGGCGCGTCGAAAGCTGGCTCAAGTACGAAGAGGAGGTTGGCGAGCGGATCAACGGGACGAGTATCTCGACAGCTCGGACACACATCCGGCGCTCAATGGAAATCGCCAAGGAGACGACCGGAACGAGCGACATCTTCGAGCTGGGCCGCGGCGAGCGTGAGGTCTGTTTCAATCGCGCGGAGCAGCTGATGCGGGGGTTCAAGGACGAGTTCAATAGTGGCCAGACGAAGTACAACTACGCGACGACGCTTCGCGATCTTCTCGCACGGATGGAGGAGAAAGACGTCATTGACCACGACCCGCTGACGTCGCTGGTCGGGATGTCTGGCTGGGCCGGAGATTCGACACCAGTCACAATTGCGCCCTCTACATCGCTCGTAAAGGCGTACTTCGACGCCTGCGAAACCCGAACGGAGCAGATGGTGATGATCTGCCTAGCCGTAATGGGGTGGCGGCCAGCTGACTTCTGTGATCCGGAGGCGATCCGCGGCATCCACTTCGACGGGGAGCGCCCCTACGTCGAATTCACAGATGAACGAAAGAACGGCCCCAGCCTCGTCCCGATTATTCTGTGCCAAGACTTCATCGAACAGTGGGTGCGGCTCGTCAAAACGGTGCCGGGCAACGACACAGCGCTGTTCCCATCTGATGGTTCCGATGACGGGGCGCGGTCGACGCAGTGGGTTCGAAATACCGTCAGAGCGATCGGAGAGCGCGTCGACGAGACGCTTCGCAACGGTGAGAAGCCCACCCCGAAGCACTTTCGCAATTTCTGGTACACCGAGTATACTGCAGCGTACTCCGAGTTCCGTCGGGACAATAACTTCGCAGCCTCAGCGCAGGGGTCACAGTCTGACCGCATCCCAATCTCATCGTATAATGATCCTCTCATGGGTAGCTGGTTCGACACGTTCGAACAGTTCGCCCACACCAAGCTATCGGTCCCGGTTGAGGACCTCGAGCCTGCCGACGAGATCGGCAACATCGACATCGGCGATATCGATGGAGACGCGGCGTTCGACCTCGTCGAGACGGCTAGACAAGCTACACTAGAGGGCTGGGAAGGTGCGAAGGCGTTGTTCCCCGCTGGGGCTGCTGCCTATCTCACGAGCTACGCAGGCATCGCTGCTGGCCGAGTAGCAACTGCGTGGGGTCAGGCAAAGCATGACGGGATGACACTCCACCCAGACTTCGAGCACTACCCCAACATGAGCAAGAAGCGGCAGGCGGGGTTGGGAATAGGGCTCGGTGTGCTCTTCTCGATCGAACTTGGCTACCTGTACATCATCGGGATGTTCGGGGAAATCGCCTCCGGAGACATGACAGCGTGGCTCCCGATCGTGTTCGCGGTCCTATGGTGGATCTGGCTGTTCGATTCCGAGTTTCCTGACCGTGAGGAAGCGCTCGAAGCGCTGAGGTAGGCTACCGCCTCTCCCACTCGCCAACCTCTTGAGCGTCGGTGTCGACCCGAGCGGTGACGCCGCACGAACAGTGGATACCGACGGACTTCGTGTCCATGGTGATCGCCCTTGTCGTGTCGCCACAGCCCAGGCAGTCGACGTCGTTGAGTGCTTCTGTCGCCACATCATCGAGTTCGCCGGCCTCGATGTGCGAGTATCGCTCTCGAACCATCTCCTCTGAATTGTCCAGATACCGGGCCGCCACCGCGACCTTTTCCCTTGTCCTAGAGGTACCGCTCGAACGAGTCGGAGAGGGAGGGCACTGGTGTTCGTTCTGTGGATGTAGTCTGGTCCATAGTGCTCTCTTGAGGTATCCAGGTCAGTCACACAGACAGACGCCACCTTCCCGAATCTGGCTCACTGCGAACTGATGAACTGCGCTGGCCAGGTCGGTCATTGCTTCCGCCTGTTCTTCAGTTGGACGTCCGCCGCCGTAATAACTCTCTGTGCGGTTCTCGCTGTAGAGGTCCTTCATTGCCTCTGCTGTCTCCCGCTCAAACAGCCCGATCTGGTGAGCACGCTCGTAGCTGAATTGGTGGTCTTGAAAGTCCTGAAGCGTATCGTTCGTCATCGCGAGTGTGTACGCCTCGATCGACCGTTCGATAGCGCCGAAGCAGACCTCGATGACGGCCGTGTAGTACCCGTCCTGTGACTGGAGGGTGTCAACAACCTCGAGGAGGCGACAGGCTTTCGTCAGTTGAGTCTTCCAATCTTCGTCGGCACTAATCCCGTCCTCGAACGCTGCCCGACCGCGTCCGACCATCTCGAAGGCATCCTGTGCGCGGTTGAGTGCTGTGAGTACAGCGTCCGGGTCGGAACCGTTACTCATCGGCGGCTCCTTCCTCCAAGAGGAGGTTTTCGACGGTTTCGAAGTCACTCGTCTTGTAGACCGGAATTCCTGACACGACGATCTCTCGGATGTCCTTAGTGTAGGCCCGAATCGCCTGGACAGCCTCGACGTCGATATCGTAGGCGTATCGGTTCCCATCGAACTCCGTTTCTTCAAGATCACGGGCAATGGCGTTCGCTTCGCGTTGGCTTTCAGCTCGCCCAGAACGGGTTAGCACCCAGAGATCGATATCACTCCGTCGGTCAGCCTCGCCCCGAGCCACACTCCCATACAGGATGATACCAACGACGTCGTTGATATTCTCACGAAGTTTCGTAACCGCAGCTTTGACCGGTCGGTGATACTCTGACTGGGGAATTCGGAGAATCGGATCGTCTGGAATAGACAGGCGCTGTCTGTTGATCTGGACAAGTCGCTGGTTGCTTTCAGGAGAGTCAAGGACCAGGTCGTTCGCGCTAAGAACGTTTACTGCCCGTCGGACGGACTGATGTGAGTGACCGATCTGTGTCGCGAGCTCTCGCAGTGAGAAGTCACTGAATCGGTGATTCGTTAAAAACAGGAGGACATCGCTCGTCGCTTTGTGTTTGAATAATGCCGGATCTGAAGGTGGTATTGAAAGCGAAATGGTCCCCCCAGGCGAATTCTGGCTATCCATCTCACGGTTCATATGCCGTCTCACGGACCACTACTATAAAAACATTATATGTGAATTGGGATTCACATAAACATTCATCTGCCAGCAGCGGACGTACGGAGAACGAGATCCGTCACCTCAGGGACTCACCACGTTCAGTCGCTGGGGCCAGAAAGTCCCACTCTCGGATAGCAAAACCCACAATTTCGATTCGTCGCCGGAGCTGTTCCCACTCACGTGCGATCTCTCGGCGACGATTCTCTTCGGTGACGTCGAGTCTCTGGCCGGCAGTCGTCCCGCGAAGCTGGTTCGGCGATTCGACATCGAACTCAGCCTCCCATTTTCGGATCTGAGCGTTCATCTCAGTGAGCCGTTCGGTGAGGTCTTCGACGGTATGGCCGCTGTCCCGGAGGCGTATGGCCTCGTTGAGCGCTTGCCGACGATAATCAGGGAAATACGTCATGTTGGCCCCGGTGTCGTCGCGGTGGAGGACACCGTTCTCGACGAGACGTTCAAGGGCACGCTTAGTTGGCTCGTGTGACCAGTTCGCTTCGGAGGCGATCCAATTTGCTGTCCGCGGCTCTGAAATCTGCCGGGCGATCATTCGTACCCGGTCTTCACCCGTGGGTTGCCGTTCCATCGGGCCTTCAGAACTTGATTCACCTCCGGTCATACACCACCGTTCGTGCGGTGTCGTAATATAGGTCCTAGACATCTGGTCTATCACGAAGGCTGTCCTCGTAGAACACGCAGGCTCGGCTGAGCCCAGCCTACGAGCGGGAGATTCAGGGATTCTGGGACTGTTATTAAGGTATTGTAGAATAGTTTTCTATTTTAGAATAGCACACTATTCATTAGATTCTAAAGAAGCGGATTCGCGGGCTTGTCCGAACCGTTCCGCCACTTCGTCAACGAGGTCTTCCTCCACGACAGTTCGGAGGAGCGCGTCTGTCATCTCTCGAACGACGATGTTCTGGTAGCCCTGCTGGTTGATCTCGCGTTCCAATTCGTACTTCAGCCAAGAATCGAAGTCCTCGATCGTAGTCTCACGGGCATAGAAGGGGCGCTGTTTGGCAGCCTCGTAGCTGAACGCAGTATCGGTTATCGGATCCCGCGGCTCCACTGAGTCTTGAGTAGAGGTATCTTCCGTCCTCTCCGGTTCGGACGCCTCATCCGTGTCCTGTGGTTCGTCGTCCGGTTCATCTTCAAGCGTCTCTCCGAGGTCGGCAAACGGATCGTCCTCAGTCATGCCGAACCACCTCCCCGGTCTTGACGATGTGCGCCAACTCATCGAAACACTTCAGCTGGTCACAGTCGGGATCGTAATCTAGCAGTGGTTTGCGCTCACCGTAGGCCTTCGTGATGCTGGTACGGTCCCGGATCCCTGGTGAGGGTTTGAGATCGCCGGTGTCGACGGCCTCCCAGTCCGTGATCCGCGCGAAGTTCGGGATGCGGTCCTGAAGGTTATCGTGCGAGTTGAGGCGTTCGAGGAGCTGCCGATCCTGGGTCTGCTGGTCGATACGACCGCTCAGCATATTCGGGACGAGCGCCAGCACGTCAACGTCCATGTGTTGACGGAGCGGGGAAATCTGCCGCTCAATAGTTCTCTCAAGGCCGGCTATCGCCTCGTTTCCAGGTGCGAGGGGAAGGACTAAATTTGCCGTCGCGACCAGCGCGTTGTCCGTGAGTCGGGACCGGTACGCCGGTGAATCTGTGACGATGTAATCATAGGTGTTCCCGAGAAGTGGGTCGACGACTTCTCGCTTGAGCAGCCCAGAGGGCTGGAAGACATCACCGACAACAATCTCTCGCTCAACCTGTTCGAGGTCCTCGCTGGAGGGGAGAATATCAAACTCGTAGCCGGTATCATAGACGACAGAGGTTGGATCAGCATCGTCGAAGAAGACATCACCAATAGTCTCCTCCGTGTTGTGATATTCGTCGTCATAGCCTAATCCGACGGATGCGTGACCGTTTGGGTCAAGATCAATGAGGAGAACGTCATGATCTTGAGCGGCCAGCTGTCGGGCGAGGTTGACTGCGATCGTTGATTTACCAACGCCTCCCTTCAGCATACAAACCGACACTGCGCGAGAATTCCCGTCGGTCTGTACCGAACTATATGGGCTATTTGGGCTATTTGTGCTATCTGTACTATTTTTTCTATCTGACGCATTCATACTATTCGACTGTATTATCTCCTCTCGACTTAAGTCTATGGTGAATAGTTTAAATAGCGTACTATCTCATACGACAAGGTTATTTTAGAATAGTATTCTATTTCTGAATAGACTAGATAGATGGGTAGAACGTAGGATCAGGAAACAAGAACTACGCCCAGTTCTAGTCGGCGCTGGCGATGCTCGATGGATGTACGGAGTTGATCTCGGCGTCACATATTGAGAGACAGAACGAGCACAGACGACAGGAACTCAACTAAAGAGTGGGCTTGTCAGTAGACTCCTGATCTTCTGATTCTCTCGACGAGTTGCGGACACGACAGCGCTACATCCCATGGCAAACGTTTATAGTTTCTAGTTTCGTAACTCTATACAAGATGAGCTACGATACAGAACATGTGCGAAACGCGGGAGACATTCCAGAGATGATCACCGGAATCCCCACATTCACAGAATTACTTCAGAACCCGTCTCTTGCGAGTCTCTATACTTCGATTAGACAGTCAGGGACTGCTACGGGTCCTGAACTCGTTGAAACAGCGACCGTCTCGAAGAAGACCGTATACGACTATCTCCATAAACTGGAGCAGGCAGGCCTGATCAGCACGGTTAATGACGATGTCGGGACCGCCCGATACACTGCTGAAGGGTTCGAACTGACGCTGACGGTCCGCGAGACGGAAGTCTCGGTCACTCCCGAGCTCATTGAGGTAATCGCGCAAAAGAACGAGTTCCCAGCGATTGAGCGGGTTCTCGACGACCATGGAATCGTCACGTTCGCACTCGCATACGATCTCGTAATAGCACACAGTGAGGGGGAGGTCACAATTCGGCAGATTGCGAGCCTCACAGACCTGTCGTCGGGAACTACGTATGACCTCGTCGAAGCGCTCTACTCGATTCTCGATATCGGGGACGACGAGTCAAGTCCGACAACGTACACACCAAGTGATTTCGATGACGACGAGGGCGATCTCCTCGAAGGACTCACCGACAACTAGACCGCGTTACGAGGATGTATACTGCGAATATTGCGGATACGGTGATGTTTCAGAATTTATGGAAGTACCCTAATCCACGTATACAGTCGCTCAAGCGTGTCGTTGAGGAAGCCGGAA
Coding sequences within it:
- a CDS encoding DNA-binding protein, whose protein sequence is MSNGSDPDAVLTALNRAQDAFEMVGRGRAAFEDGISADEDWKTQLTKACRLLEVVDTLQSQDGYYTAVIEVCFGAIERSIEAYTLAMTNDTLQDFQDHQFSYERAHQIGLFERETAEAMKDLYSENRTESYYGGGRPTEEQAEAMTDLASAVHQFAVSQIREGGVCLCD
- a CDS encoding ParA family protein, whose amino-acid sequence is MNASDRKNSTDSTNSPNSPYSSVQTDGNSRAVSVCMLKGGVGKSTIAVNLARQLAAQDHDVLLIDLDPNGHASVGLGYDDEYHNTEETIGDVFFDDADPTSVVYDTGYEFDILPSSEDLEQVEREIVVGDVFQPSGLLKREVVDPLLGNTYDYIVTDSPAYRSRLTDNALVATANLVLPLAPGNEAIAGLERTIERQISPLRQHMDVDVLALVPNMLSGRIDQQTQDRQLLERLNSHDNLQDRIPNFARITDWEAVDTGDLKPSPGIRDRTSITKAYGERKPLLDYDPDCDQLKCFDELAHIVKTGEVVRHD
- a CDS encoding IS4 family transposase — protein: MRRLTTLFPSEFLEEHAEELGVVERDRKLQIPAFVWAFVFGFAAGESRTLAGFRRCYNSTADETISPSGFYQRLTPTLAKYFRDLVETALDEVAVPNASDADIDRFRDVMIADGTVLRLHEFLSDQFEARHEEQAGAKLHLLHNATEQTIERLDTANEKTHDSTLFKTGPWLENRLVLFDLAYFKYRRFALIDENDGYFVSRLKQNANPVITGELREWRGRAIPLEGKQLHAVLDDLDRKYIDVEVEVEFKRGPYNGTRSLDTKRFRVVGVRDEDADDYHLYMTNLARKEFFPADLAEIYRCRWEVELLFRELKTQYELDEFDTSDEHVVEILLYAALLSLLVSRDLLDLVTEQADDELVFPTERWAATFRSHAQLILHELGEYLGYSPPPLLERLIEDAQKIHKQRPILQETLATATQPRCEA
- a CDS encoding IS1595 family transposase translates to MASTQPAFGGMFRQLIELGVIEINTEPLDDLIERRLKEFWENTSCPRCGHQHLMTSETRDRVRCRECNFNPVYTYGTPFHEKHLSCGEVLLAFLLYADTLLSINQIVPLLGRTYKTVHTAIRDVEAAIQRGFPVVWELLDQTIDGPTQVDESGRVCSGYKGQEPPRNSRSRGGSSRSGRSRWRGRHGDQLTLVAACRDSLRVIRGQRGIDYSGDLNPVVQEAEDLSQPLGEVWTDGLQAYREMERDHRTVIHKEWYVSADGVHINQAECLFSLIQPWLRKFRGLSKQGLEQAAHTFGIVRSLTLAGESVDSAIDCLVIGSFHSST
- a CDS encoding nucleotidyltransferase domain-containing protein, with translation MNREMDSQNSPGGTISLSIPPSDPALFKHKATSDVLLFLTNHRFSDFSLRELATQIGHSHQSVRRAVNVLSANDLVLDSPESNQRLVQINRQRLSIPDDPILRIPQSEYHRPVKAAVTKLRENINDVVGIILYGSVARGEADRRSDIDLWVLTRSGRAESQREANAIARDLEETEFDGNRYAYDIDVEAVQAIRAYTKDIREIVVSGIPVYKTSDFETVENLLLEEGAADE
- a CDS encoding helix-turn-helix transcriptional regulator, whose amino-acid sequence is MSYDTEHVRNAGDIPEMITGIPTFTELLQNPSLASLYTSIRQSGTATGPELVETATVSKKTVYDYLHKLEQAGLISTVNDDVGTARYTAEGFELTLTVRETEVSVTPELIEVIAQKNEFPAIERVLDDHGIVTFALAYDLVIAHSEGEVTIRQIASLTDLSSGTTYDLVEALYSILDIGDDESSPTTYTPSDFDDDEGDLLEGLTDN